A region from the Triticum aestivum cultivar Chinese Spring chromosome 3D, IWGSC CS RefSeq v2.1, whole genome shotgun sequence genome encodes:
- the LOC123078248 gene encoding uncharacterized protein isoform X3, protein MAASWEQQEEEGHAAPATKKARNVATGDKEPEFLGEPSPLSRPRRPGTWSLPSILLLTAVPPGRDDFMVVLQLVPVLTARLASAVCRPPFARLPPWKRRVNAVLNAVNRRTPFRTMEASLN, encoded by the exons atggccgcctcctgggagcagcaggaggaggaggggcatgCGGCGCCGGCGACTAAGAAGGCCAGGAACGTGGCCACCGGCGACAAGGAGCCCGAGTTCCTTGGCGAGCCGTCCCCGCTCAG CCGACCAAGAAGGCCAGGAACGTGGTCCCTTCCATCCATCCTCCTTCTCACGGCCGTTCCTCCTGGCCGGGATGATTTCATGGTCGTGTTGCAGTTGGTTCCAGTTCTGACCGCACGCCTCGCATCCGCCGTCTGTCGTCCACCGTTTGCTCGGTTGCCGCCATGGAAAA GAAGAGTGAACGCAGTCCTGAATGCAGTCAATAGGCGCACTCCATTTAGAACAATGGAAGCATCATTAAATTAA
- the LOC123078248 gene encoding uncharacterized protein isoform X2, whose product MAASWEQQEEEGHAAPATKKARNVATGDKEPEFLGEPSPLSRPRRPGTWSLPSILLLTAVPPGRDDFMVVLQLVPVLTARLASAVCRPPFARLPPWKKHTVNKTEHKAVAFGAGYSFYLELKDLEQATSVMTQIGYA is encoded by the exons atggccgcctcctgggagcagcaggaggaggaggggcatgCGGCGCCGGCGACTAAGAAGGCCAGGAACGTGGCCACCGGCGACAAGGAGCCCGAGTTCCTTGGCGAGCCGTCCCCGCTCAG CCGACCAAGAAGGCCAGGAACGTGGTCCCTTCCATCCATCCTCCTTCTCACGGCCGTTCCTCCTGGCCGGGATGATTTCATGGTCGTGTTGCAGTTGGTTCCAGTTCTGACCGCACGCCTCGCATCCGCCGTCTGTCGTCCACCGTTTGCTCGGTTGCCGCCATGGAAAA AGCACACAGtaaataaaacagagcacaaagCAGTAGCCTTTGGAGCAGGTTACAGTTTCTACTTGGAATTAAAGGATTTGGAGCAGGCTACATCTGTGATGACACAGATTGGTTATGCATGA
- the LOC123078248 gene encoding uncharacterized protein isoform X1 — protein MRRRRLRRPGTWPPATRSPSSLASRPRSGTACHSPMLSGAMSRFVSVANTEANGCIVWPCSDQAEGSTSKLVLYMVSRPRRPGTWSLPSILLLTAVPPGRDDFMVVLQLVPVLTARLASAVCRPPFARLPPWKKHTVNKTEHKAVAFGAGYSFYLELKDLEQATSVMTQIGYA, from the exons atgCGGCGCCGGCGACTAAGAAGGCCAGGAACGTGGCCACCGGCGACAAGGAGCCCGAGTTCCTTGGCGAGCCGTCCCCGCTCAGGTACAGCTTGCCACTCCCCTATGCTCTCTGGTGCAATGTCCAGATTTGTGAGCGTAGCAAACACTGAAGCCAATGGATGTATAGTGTGGCCatgttctgaccaagctgaaggaAGCACGTCCAAATTGGTTCTCTACATGGTGAG CCGACCAAGAAGGCCAGGAACGTGGTCCCTTCCATCCATCCTCCTTCTCACGGCCGTTCCTCCTGGCCGGGATGATTTCATGGTCGTGTTGCAGTTGGTTCCAGTTCTGACCGCACGCCTCGCATCCGCCGTCTGTCGTCCACCGTTTGCTCGGTTGCCGCCATGGAAAA AGCACACAGtaaataaaacagagcacaaagCAGTAGCCTTTGGAGCAGGTTACAGTTTCTACTTGGAATTAAAGGATTTGGAGCAGGCTACATCTGTGATGACACAGATTGGTTATGCATGA